A window of Thermovirga sp. genomic DNA:
ACACCGCCGGTGACCATCTCCTGCACCAACATCCCCCGGACCCTGGCCCCCGGCATCGCTTTGAGGGATCTCTCGAGCAGCCGGCCGAAGGCATTCCTCAGTTCTTCCTCATCCTTGAGCCTAAGGGCGACAGCTCCGGCCTCGGTCTTATGGATTATATCCGGCGAAACGACCTTGAGAGCCACCGGGTAGCCTATCTCGGAAGCGGCCGATAGGGCGTCCTCCAGGGAAGCGCAGAGGATCTCCCTGGTCACTGGCACGCTCCATCGGGCCAGGAGCCTCTTCGCGTCGTATTCCGTCAAGTCCTTGGGCAATCGTGGCAAAAAGGGCTCCCCCGGGTCTGAGGGGGCTCTCTCGGGGAGGGCTGGCCTCACCGTCCAGTCCGATAACCTGGCCAGTGCCCAGGCGCAACGCCCGGGACTCCCGAAAAAGGGTATCTCACCTTTCCGGAGCTCCTCCAGGAAGGGGTCGCCCTGTTCTTTGTTTATCAGCCAGCAGCAAGCCAAGGGCTTGGAAGCGTTTTCCGAGACCTCGATGATGTCGCGGGTGACGGCCCAACCGGAATTCCCGGTGATCATGGAGATGACGACCGCCGCCATATCTATCTCTGGGCAGTCCAGGACCGCCTCCAGGGATGACTTGAAGCTGCCCGGATCATTTATCACCTGGGCCGTGAGATCCACCGGGTTTCGGGTGGAACCGAAGGGGGGTACAAACTTGTCCAGGCTCTCCCTGGTCCGATCGGGCAGTGGTTCGACCCGCAGCCCGAGATCGTAGGCCCTGTCGGCCATGATTATCCCCGCCCCTCCCGACGTGGTGATCACTCCGACCCTCTTTCCACGGGGCGCCTTGGCGGGGCCGAAAATCTTCCCAAGATCGGCGATGTCATCGGAATCCTCAATCTCGATCACGCCGTATTGCCGGAAAATGGTCCTCCAGGCTTCATCCTCGCCCGTGAGAGCCGCAGTGTGGCTCTTTACCGCCGCCTGCCCCGTGGGGCTTTTGCCCA
This region includes:
- a CDS encoding CoA-binding protein, yielding MALAVDGINDLSLLLSPRSVAVVGASENLESISGRPIKLLRRFGFKGGIFPVNPNRKTVAGLECYPDIRSLPITPDVVLVGVRARLVPEIVGQCSERGVPFSIIFSSGFAESTDPAAQEEILLKARVGGMRILGPNCQGLVNLADSIPLSFSASLDSDKRLLGGVAYISQSGAFGFASFAMAADSGVGFRYVVTTGNQADLDLVDFGMAFAADPEVRLLVIYMEGLSKGDRFIEMLRFAAERNVPVAVLKVGKSPTGQAAVKSHTAALTGEDEAWRTIFRQYGVIEIEDSDDIADLGKIFGPAKAPRGKRVGVITTSGGAGIIMADRAYDLGLRVEPLPDRTRESLDKFVPPFGSTRNPVDLTAQVINDPGSFKSSLEAVLDCPEIDMAAVVISMITGNSGWAVTRDIIEVSENASKPLACCWLINKEQGDPFLEELRKGEIPFFGSPGRCAWALARLSDWTVRPALPERAPSDPGEPFLPRLPKDLTEYDAKRLLARWSVPVTREILCASLEDALSAASEIGYPVALKVVSPDIIHKTEAGAVALRLKDEEELRNAFGRLLERSLKAMPGARVRGMLVQEMVTGGV